In Brienomyrus brachyistius isolate T26 chromosome 14, BBRACH_0.4, whole genome shotgun sequence, the following proteins share a genomic window:
- the mtres1 gene encoding mitochondrial transcription rescue factor 1, which yields MSRFWMQILHIRRSIGRVPTRRLTPDPVHLGWSPCTASVVRFGVYSGTSSASECRKYPQVWPVAPVRYKGSRDSKKGSKNKKHTAAEEDEDEDTDLEASDEEEPEDDLNLRRNYKDQERVVPSLRYDLIIRAGLDVPRHKIDDAFYQNRLRLNGQPLIKKSKTVSVGDTLDLVLEDNAETGVVTLMRVVFKAAAEATETAEKHKVVLRRWKHLMLPKTEAHGQ from the exons ATGAGCCGGTTTTGGATGCAGATTTTGCATATCAGGCGCTCTATCGGACGGGTCCCCACACGACGGCTCACGCCAGATCCGGTCCATTTGGGATGGAGTCCCTGCACAGCATCCGTGGTCCGGTTTGGTGTCTATTCTGGCACATCAAGTGCaagtgaatgtagaaaatatccCCAGGTGTGGCCTGTGGCCCCTGTGAGGTATAAGGGCAGCAGGGACTCAAAAAAAGGCAGTAAAAATAAGAAGCATACGGCAGCAGAGGAGGATGAAGACGAAGATACTGACCTAGAGGCCAGTGATGAAGAAGAACCTGAAGATGACCTTAATCTGCGAAGAAACTACAAAGACCAGGAGCGAGTTGTGCCGTCCCTTCGTTATGACCTCATCATCAGGGCAGGCCTGGATGTGCCCCGACA CAAAATCGACGACGCGTTTTACCAGAACAGACTGAGGCTCAATGGACAGCCGCTCATCAAGAAAAGCAAGACG gtctcggttggggacaccctggacctgGTGCTTGAGGACAACGCAGAGACGGGTGTGGTGACCCTGATGAGAGTCGTGTTCAAGGCAGCAGCCGAGGCGACGGAGACCGCAGAGAAGCACAAGGTGGTGCTGAGACGCTGGAAACACCTCATGCTTCCGAAGACGGAGGCCCACGGGCAGTGA
- the bend3 gene encoding BEN domain-containing protein 3, producing the protein MNSSCYGENSDGEAPERERGHRVKVEREMEDCAEGGLANGPGKRAAEQAGEGPGSEPDLPGNPKRVKVFAEGVRTGDHLQGKNPEHVPRSQLLGLTSSLDNKDSSHEKTIASYRKPLYSISHRITEKKATSGLEQQPQHELRGWLGYGGLLFPRPGNGEHGQRESGTAPSSAGASPTSAAAENDSHLYPLIEKMFFILNSLNSSMTQLHSKVDLLSLEVTRIKRRISPSDLVAEFQPPPEYQLTSEELRQLVEQTSSAGELGCRLLVQLFPELFTVEEYGRSCAACGVTNKRTLDSLHLQLIRNYVEFCFPLVKNGNSWQTECLPQINDFFNRFWAQKDMESGGVAGRRTSVGLGLGFEVNSSQACHYIDEDGQDESLSLETRDDDVGNSSSNMVSDLVFDAQEVGEDLDELSSPGDFAVFLMHRLFPEVFEEGKLPEGHSAYNGAGKLLLDADRLEIIRKYMEANFPDVPEDRWLQQCIQCMEEALESTHGNGSEPEVVRDESFDAASLPDDVSIIKIGDFCEYERPSRRSKKSWLVPIDFDKMDIPAADFDVPQEYLLTKEQLRSNYECSLSIGNFASRLLVLMFPELFTYENTRKHYNCSGSLGKKQLDPVRIKLIRHYVQLVYPRAKNDRVWTLEFVGKLDERCRRRDTEQRRSYQQQRKIYAPEPEPESRDSTPAGQLGTEPFKEDFEIPPLPPEKSSKDFCKIPLEDLSITAPDFPVPSAYLLSDSEVREIVQQSLSVGNFAARLLVRLFPELFTQENLRLQYNHSGACNKKQLDPARLRLIRHYVEAVYPVDKMEEVWHYECVPSIDERCRRPNRKKCDILKKAKRSSSTGSYL; encoded by the exons ATGAATTCATCCTGCTATGGGGAGAACTCAGATGGCGAGGCTCCTGAGAGAG AGAGGGGACACCGTGTCAAAGTAGAGAGGGAGATGGAGGACTGTGCAGAGGGTGGACTTGCGAATGGTCCGGGAAAGCGTGCCGCCGAGCAGGCTGGGGAAGGACCGGGCTCGGAACCAGACCTGCCAGGCAACCCCAAAAGGGTCAAGGTGTTCGCAGAG GGTGTCCGAACAGGGGATCACCTGCAGGGGAAGAACCCAGAGCATGTGCCCAGATCTCAGCTGCTTGGTCTGACGTCGTCCCTGGACAACAAGGACTCCTCACATGAGAAGACCATAGCGTCCTACAGGAAGCCACTGTACAGCATCTCGCACCGAATCACTGAGAAGAAAGCAACTTCCGGGCTGGAGCAGCAACCCCAGCATGAGCTCAGAGGATGGCTGGGGTATGGCGGCCTTCTGTTCCCCCGGCCCGGCAACGGGGAGCACGGCCAGCGCGAATCCGGCACGGCCCCTTCCTCCGCCGGAGCCAGCCCCACCTCTGCTGCCGCGGAGAATGACTCCCACCTTTACCCGCTGATCGAGAAGATGTTCTTCATTCTCAACAGTCTCAACTCCAGCATGACCCAGCTGCACAGCAAGGTGGACCTGCTTTCGTTGGAGGTGACCCGCATCAAGAGGCGGATCAGCCCCTCTGACCTGGTAGCCGAGTTCCAGCCTCCTCCAGAGTACCAGCTAACGAGTGAGGAGCTGCGGCAGCTGGTGGAGCAGACGTCCTCGGCCGGGGAGCTTGGCTGCCGCCTGCTGGTGCAGCTTTTCCCGGAGCTCTTCACCGTGGAGGAATATGGCAGGAGCTGTGCAGCTTGCGGCGTCACCAACAAGCGGACCCTGGATTCTCTGCACCTGCAGCTCATACGCAACTATGTGGAGTTCTGCTTTCCACTGGTCAAGAATGGAAACAGCTGGCAAACTGAGTGCTTGCCCCAAATCAATGACTTCTTTAACCGCTTCTGGGCCCAGAAGGACATGGAGAGTGGGGGGGTAGCTGGAAGGAGGACTTCTGTGGggctgggactcgggttcgaagTGAATTCCAGTCAAGCCTGCCACTATATCGATGAGGATGGACAAGATGAAAGCCTGTCACTGGAGACCAGGGACGACGACGTTGGCAACAGCAGCAGTAACATGGTGTCTGACCTCGTATTCGATGCGCAGGAGGTTGGTGAGGATCTTGATGAGCTCTCATCTCCGGGGGACTTTGCTGTTTTCTTAATGCATCGGCTTTTCCCAGAAGTCTTTGAGGAGGGGAAGCTCCCAGAGGGACATAGTGCTTATAACGGAGCTGGAAAGCTGCTCTTAGATGCTGATCGATTGGAGATTATCAGGAAGTATATGGAGGCCAACTTTCCAGATGTTCCTGAGGACAGATGGCTGCAGCAGTGCATCCAGTGTATGGAGGAGGCTCTGGAGAGCACCCACGGTAACGGCAGTGAGCCAGAGGTGGTGCGGGATGAGAGTTTCGATGCAGCGAGTCTGCCTGATGATGTGTCCATCATTAAGATCGGGGATTTCTGCGAGTACGAGAGACCGAGCCGCAGGTCAAAAAAATCATGGCTGGTTCCTATCGACTTTGACAAAATGGACATCCCGGCAGCAGACTTCGACGTGCCGCAGGAGTACCTACTGACTAAGGAGCAGCTGAGGAGCAACTACGAGTGCAGCCTGTCCATCGGGAACTTCGCCTCGCGGCTGCTGGTGCTGATGTTCCCGGAGCTCTTCACTTATGAGAACACGCGCAAACACTACAACTGCAGCGGCTCACTGGGCAAGAAGCAGCTGGACCCGGTTCGCATCAAGCTCATCCGACACTACGTGCAGCTGGTCTACCCCAGAGCAAAGAACGACAGGGTCTGGACCTTGGAGTTTGTGGGAAAGCTGGATGAGCGCTGCCGGCGGCGGGACACAGAGCAGCGGCGGTCCTACCAGCAGCAGCGAAAGATATATGCCCCCGAGCCCGAACCCGAATCCAGGGACTCGACACCAGCAGGCCAGCTTGGCACCGAGCCCTTTAAGGAAGATTTTGAGATTCCCCCTCTGCCTCCCGAAAAAAGCAGCAAGGACTTCTGCAAGATCCCCCTGGAGGACTTGAGCATCACGGCCCCGGACTTTCCCGTGCCTTCGGCCTACTTGCTTTCAGACTCCGAGGTCCGCGAGATCGTCCAGCAGAGCCTCTCTGTTGGCAACTTTGCGGCGCGGCTCCTGGTCCGCTTGTTCCCCGAGCTCTTCACGCAGGAGAACCTACGGCTGCAGTACAACCACTCAGGTGCCTGCAACAAAAAGCAGTTGGACCCGGCGCGTCTGCGGCTCATCCGGCATTATGTGGAGGCTGTGTACCCCGTGGACAAGATGGAGGAAGTGTGGCACTACGAATGTGTGCCCAGCATCGACGAGCGCTGCCGGCGCCCCAATCGCAAAAAGTGTGACATCCTGAAGAAAGCCAAACGCTCCAGCAGCACCGGGTCCTATTTATGA